Proteins found in one Streptococcus iniae genomic segment:
- a CDS encoding MurR/RpiR family transcriptional regulator, protein MDWVKRTDNCYKKLTEQDLAIITYLEKHQQELAEMTSQDLADACFVSRSSISRLLKKLEIDSFAELKFLLAQKESKAPVNQTDFSRVLSRYHRYIDQIFEKQDLHQLVKLLTTTNRLYVYGTGNAQKMEVESLRHLFTSVGKEVIVFFDQGEYDYIKVNVTSQDLVLLLSYKGESKEAINILKDLQYHSAKTMVMTQSSNNSMAKLADYQLYVPTESIRTPTKRTYEISTTFYFIIDQLFYDYCLAMEQKK, encoded by the coding sequence ATGGATTGGGTCAAACGAACAGATAACTGTTATAAGAAGTTAACCGAACAAGATTTAGCCATTATTACTTATTTGGAAAAGCATCAGCAAGAACTAGCAGAAATGACAAGCCAAGACTTAGCCGATGCTTGTTTTGTCTCGCGCTCGAGCATTTCTCGTTTGCTAAAGAAATTAGAAATAGATAGTTTTGCAGAATTAAAGTTTCTTTTAGCTCAAAAAGAGTCTAAAGCACCTGTCAATCAGACAGATTTTAGCCGTGTTCTTAGCAGGTATCACAGGTACATTGATCAAATTTTTGAAAAACAAGATTTGCATCAATTGGTCAAACTCTTAACAACAACCAATAGACTTTATGTCTATGGAACCGGCAATGCCCAAAAAATGGAAGTTGAATCCTTGCGGCATTTGTTTACTTCGGTTGGTAAAGAAGTTATTGTTTTCTTTGATCAAGGAGAATATGATTACATCAAGGTAAATGTTACCTCTCAGGATTTAGTGCTACTCTTATCTTATAAGGGAGAGTCTAAAGAGGCGATTAATATTCTAAAGGACTTGCAGTATCATTCTGCCAAAACCATGGTAATGACCCAGTCTAGCAATAATAGCATGGCAAAATTAGCTGACTACCAACTTTATGTTCCGACGGAATCTATTAGAACGCCAACCAAGAGAACTTATGAAATTTCGACAACTTTCTACTTTATCATAGATCAGTTGTTCTACGATTATTGTTTGGCAATGGAGCAAAAAAAATGA
- a CDS encoding NAD(P)H-dependent oxidoreductase produces the protein MKLVGIVGSNAEQSYNRTLLEFIRRQFKLKFELELLEIKDVPMFNQDKDQSNCFAIQYLYNKITRADGVIIATPEHNHTITPALKNTLEWLSYNLHPLENKPVMIVGASYYDQGTSRAQVHLRKILEAPGVNAYTLPGNEFLLGKAKEAFDDNGNIINEGTVTFLESCLDNFIKYVGVVSSLKKPKPILPEDLDAGKPIATSITEVDPDDPDWLEKASQLVNAVEGDTYVKLDQGLLTVNQINMFLNAMPFELTYADDNNQFLYYNNAHQDPETMFAKRVPSQVGNRMSTVHGSLPPARMKNVEWVIGTLRNGNQEYVRTIVPGSPAEVINTHNYQAMYYPDGSYAGINEIVFNFKPWLDWYLKETGQHLAGGKAAAMPHAVDATSGASDATSAHGADVDATSGASEH, from the coding sequence ATGAAACTTGTTGGAATCGTCGGCTCAAATGCTGAACAATCATATAATCGTACCCTACTTGAATTTATTAGACGTCAGTTTAAGCTGAAATTTGAATTGGAACTGTTAGAAATTAAAGATGTTCCTATGTTCAATCAAGATAAAGACCAGTCAAACTGTTTTGCCATTCAATACCTCTATAACAAAATTACTCGTGCAGACGGTGTTATTATTGCTACACCTGAACATAACCATACCATCACTCCGGCATTAAAAAACACATTAGAGTGGCTATCTTACAACCTTCACCCCTTAGAAAACAAACCTGTTATGATTGTTGGAGCATCCTATTATGATCAGGGAACATCTAGAGCTCAAGTCCATTTACGTAAAATTTTAGAAGCTCCAGGAGTCAATGCCTACACACTTCCAGGAAATGAATTTTTACTTGGTAAAGCTAAAGAAGCCTTTGACGACAACGGTAATATTATCAACGAAGGTACTGTAACATTTTTAGAATCTTGCCTAGATAATTTCATTAAATACGTAGGAGTTGTATCATCCTTGAAAAAACCAAAACCTATTCTACCTGAAGACCTAGATGCTGGTAAACCAATTGCAACAAGCATCACTGAAGTTGATCCTGATGATCCCGACTGGTTGGAAAAAGCATCACAGCTTGTTAATGCTGTCGAAGGAGATACTTATGTTAAGTTGGATCAAGGATTATTAACAGTTAATCAAATCAACATGTTCTTAAACGCAATGCCATTTGAATTAACCTATGCTGATGACAATAATCAATTCCTCTATTATAATAATGCCCATCAAGATCCAGAAACCATGTTTGCTAAGCGTGTCCCATCTCAAGTTGGTAATCGTATGTCAACTGTACACGGCTCCCTCCCACCAGCACGTATGAAAAACGTTGAGTGGGTAATCGGTACTCTTCGTAATGGTAATCAGGAATATGTTCGCACTATTGTTCCTGGCTCCCCAGCTGAAGTTATCAATACACACAATTATCAAGCCATGTATTATCCTGACGGCTCTTATGCAGGTATCAATGAAATTGTCTTTAACTTTAAGCCTTGGTTGGACTGGTACCTTAAAGAAACAGGTCAGCATTTAGCCGGCGGAAAAGCTGCAGCTATGCCCCATGCTGTCGATGCAACTTCAGGTGCTTCTGATGCCACATCTGCTCATGGAGCTGATGTGGATGCGACTTCTGGCGCTTCTGAGCATTAA
- a CDS encoding YbaN family protein — MKKIIYLALGLVSFILGIIGILLPVLPTTPFLLLAAFCFSRSSDRFTNWLKNSRLYELYVGDYPETRVMSRKRKRHILIQVYVLMAISITLSPIIMLKIVLFVMTCVMTAVLILFVPEQ, encoded by the coding sequence ATGAAAAAAATAATCTATCTTGCCCTTGGTTTGGTAAGCTTTATTTTAGGGATTATTGGGATTCTTTTACCTGTTTTACCAACAACCCCGTTTTTATTACTAGCAGCTTTTTGCTTTTCTAGAAGTTCAGATAGATTTACCAACTGGCTTAAAAACAGTCGATTATATGAGCTTTACGTTGGTGATTATCCTGAAACAAGAGTCATGTCACGCAAACGTAAGCGACATATTTTAATTCAAGTCTATGTGTTAATGGCGATTTCAATCACATTAAGTCCCATCATAATGCTTAAAATAGTCTTATTTGTTATGACTTGTGTCATGACTGCCGTATTAATACTTTTTGTGCCTGAACAATAG
- a CDS encoding glycoside hydrolase family 13 protein: MTKWWQSEIIYQIYPKSFQDSNHDGIGDLKGIINRLDYLADLGITSIWICPIYKSPMADNGYDISDYLAIQDEFGDMDDLKELILQAKEKNIKILLDLVINHTSDEHEWFQEALSDPTSKYRDYYIFKSSKEIPNNWRSIFGGSVWEKLPNEDTYYYHTFHKKQPDLNWENPQMRQDIYKMVNSWLDLGIAGFRVDAITFIKKDLSFKSIEPDGVDGLAKCTKVSRNQPGIDVFLKELNEKCFKPYQAVTVAEAPGVPYDQLEEFIGPDGYFSMIFDFKHADLDVASGSEWFKPVDWKPSDLYDYLKASQLAIQKVGWGAPFIENHDQPRASSKYLKEDAENPEAVKAMAILYFFLRGSSFIYQGQEIGMVNAQRSSIAAFDDISSIDQYHRGMQEGLSQEEALAVINKRSRDHSRTPMQWDMTKYGGFSDKDPWLAMAGNNPQLTVEYQEKDKSSILNFYKEMIAFSKGEWAELLTFGDISFPKSDDDTIFQYRRQYKGKSLLIIVNFSNQERKTTINKPLTNILFHNLAKVTLTQKHITLEPFAALILEEN, from the coding sequence ATGACAAAGTGGTGGCAGTCAGAAATTATTTATCAGATTTACCCCAAAAGTTTTCAGGATTCCAATCATGATGGCATTGGTGACTTAAAAGGGATTATCAATAGATTAGATTATTTAGCAGACCTAGGGATTACTAGTATTTGGATTTGCCCCATTTATAAGTCTCCTATGGCTGATAATGGTTATGATATTTCAGATTATCTTGCAATTCAAGATGAATTTGGTGATATGGATGATCTAAAAGAATTAATTTTACAGGCTAAGGAAAAAAACATCAAGATTCTGCTGGATTTAGTTATCAATCACACGTCTGATGAGCATGAATGGTTTCAAGAAGCACTTTCAGACCCAACAAGTAAATACCGCGATTATTATATTTTTAAGTCATCTAAAGAAATTCCCAATAATTGGAGATCCATCTTTGGAGGGTCTGTTTGGGAAAAATTACCAAATGAAGATACCTATTACTATCATACCTTTCACAAGAAGCAACCTGATTTAAATTGGGAAAACCCTCAGATGCGTCAAGATATCTACAAAATGGTTAATAGTTGGTTGGATCTTGGGATTGCAGGTTTTAGAGTTGATGCCATAACCTTTATCAAAAAAGACCTTAGTTTTAAAAGTATTGAGCCAGATGGTGTTGATGGTCTGGCAAAATGTACAAAGGTTAGCCGAAATCAACCTGGTATTGATGTGTTTCTGAAAGAATTAAATGAGAAATGTTTCAAACCTTATCAGGCTGTTACAGTAGCTGAAGCACCAGGTGTTCCTTATGATCAATTGGAAGAATTCATTGGTCCAGATGGCTATTTTTCAATGATTTTTGACTTTAAACATGCTGATCTTGATGTTGCAAGTGGCAGTGAATGGTTTAAACCAGTGGATTGGAAGCCTTCTGATCTTTATGATTATTTAAAGGCCTCTCAACTAGCCATTCAAAAAGTAGGCTGGGGGGCACCTTTTATTGAGAATCATGACCAACCACGAGCAAGCAGCAAGTATTTAAAGGAAGATGCTGAAAATCCTGAGGCTGTTAAAGCTATGGCAATCTTATATTTCTTTTTAAGAGGAAGCTCTTTTATTTATCAAGGTCAAGAAATAGGAATGGTAAATGCACAAAGAAGTTCTATTGCAGCATTTGATGACATTTCCTCAATTGATCAATACCACCGAGGGATGCAAGAAGGGTTATCTCAAGAAGAAGCCTTGGCAGTTATCAATAAAAGAAGCCGAGATCATTCTAGAACACCGATGCAGTGGGATATGACTAAGTATGGCGGTTTTTCTGATAAGGACCCTTGGTTAGCAATGGCTGGGAATAATCCTCAGTTAACAGTGGAATACCAAGAAAAAGATAAGTCATCTATTTTAAATTTTTACAAAGAGATGATTGCTTTTTCTAAGGGGGAATGGGCGGAGCTTTTAACGTTTGGAGACATTTCTTTTCCAAAGTCAGATGATGACACCATTTTTCAATACCGTCGTCAGTATAAGGGAAAGTCCTTGCTTATCATCGTTAATTTCAGTAATCAAGAAAGAAAAACGACGATTAACAAACCCCTTACTAACATTTTATTCCATAATTTAGCAAAAGTTACATTAACTCAAAAACACATCACTTTAGAGCCTTTTGCTGCTCTCATTTTGGAGGAAAACTAA
- a CDS encoding formate/nitrite transporter family protein — MSVFQEKIEAACAKKVALYDESLARYALRSIFAGAFLTMSTAVGILAADLISTQFPSLARFFFTFLFAIGLIYVLIFNGELATSNMMYLTTGAYYKKLKWSKVSLMLLYCTFFNLVGAIILAWLFNQSFTYGQLTDKSFVINAVQLKLGKTDWMNFIEGITANMFVNMAILGYMLLKSEGAKFFIALSAIFMFVFLINEHLIANFASFMLAGFSPVEGIKGFTLVNILRQWTVVFFGNWLGGGLFIGIAYAWLNQTKTNHQES, encoded by the coding sequence ATGTCTGTATTTCAAGAAAAAATCGAGGCTGCCTGTGCTAAAAAGGTCGCTCTCTATGATGAAAGTCTTGCAAGATATGCTTTACGCTCTATCTTTGCTGGAGCTTTTCTGACCATGTCAACAGCTGTTGGTATCTTAGCTGCGGACCTTATTAGTACCCAATTCCCATCTTTAGCCCGTTTCTTCTTTACCTTTTTATTTGCGATTGGATTGATTTACGTTTTAATCTTCAACGGTGAATTGGCCACATCAAATATGATGTACTTGACTACTGGTGCTTATTATAAAAAACTTAAATGGTCAAAAGTAAGTCTAATGCTCTTATACTGTACATTCTTTAATTTGGTTGGAGCTATTATTTTAGCATGGCTTTTTAACCAATCCTTTACTTATGGACAGCTAACAGATAAAAGTTTTGTGATCAATGCTGTTCAACTCAAACTTGGAAAAACAGATTGGATGAACTTCATTGAGGGTATTACAGCAAATATGTTTGTCAATATGGCTATCTTAGGCTATATGCTCTTAAAAAGCGAAGGAGCCAAGTTTTTCATTGCCTTGTCTGCAATCTTTATGTTTGTTTTCTTGATTAATGAACATTTAATTGCAAATTTTGCTTCATTTATGTTAGCAGGTTTCAGTCCAGTAGAAGGCATTAAAGGCTTTACTTTAGTCAACATCCTACGACAATGGACAGTTGTTTTCTTTGGTAACTGGCTAGGTGGTGGACTTTTCATTGGTATTGCTTACGCCTGGCTAAATCAAACCAAAACAAATCATCAAGAAAGTTAA
- a CDS encoding MurR/RpiR family transcriptional regulator has translation MNLQELVESSKAQLSETEWLIFHFLNEDKSAYSYNIQEIADSCHVSTTSVFRLCKKLGLTGFSELKAVLKYAKQEATLIVRRDFQELYHQVVDYIARFDTEKILKTLRRADRIYLLARTDLELRLAKDFQRIFFPLGKTVIILPSYQALLSHKQGLDHQILWVFQLDSPEDFPLELQSPQWMASIFLVLISDFKETHILSDEHLYIPNLSQKQLIPTGHITPYSLAIEILYLKLQLT, from the coding sequence ATGAACTTACAAGAACTTGTAGAAAGCTCAAAAGCGCAATTATCAGAAACAGAATGGTTGATTTTCCATTTTTTAAATGAAGATAAAAGCGCCTATTCCTACAACATTCAAGAAATAGCAGATAGCTGTCATGTGTCAACGACAAGTGTGTTTCGATTGTGTAAAAAATTAGGCTTAACTGGCTTTTCTGAGTTAAAAGCCGTGCTTAAATATGCTAAACAAGAGGCAACTCTTATTGTTCGCCGTGATTTTCAGGAACTCTATCATCAGGTGGTTGACTACATTGCACGTTTTGACACAGAAAAAATCCTAAAAACCCTTCGAAGGGCAGATCGTATTTATCTGCTAGCAAGGACAGATTTAGAGCTGCGACTTGCAAAGGATTTTCAACGGATTTTTTTTCCATTGGGAAAGACAGTGATCATTTTACCCAGTTATCAGGCCTTGTTAAGTCATAAGCAAGGTTTAGATCATCAGATTTTATGGGTTTTTCAGTTGGACTCCCCGGAGGATTTTCCATTAGAGTTGCAATCGCCACAGTGGATGGCATCCATTTTTCTTGTTTTAATCAGTGATTTTAAAGAGACACATATTCTGTCTGACGAGCATCTTTATATTCCTAATCTTTCTCAAAAACAATTGATTCCAACTGGGCATATCACTCCTTATAGCCTTGCTATTGAAATACTCTATTTAAAATTACAACTAACTTGA
- a CDS encoding NADPH-dependent FMN reductase — MKLIGLVGTNSNRSTNRQLLQYMEKHFSDKASIELIEIKDIPMFNKPADKKIPDIVLEIAGKIDDADGLIIGTPEYDHSIPAVLMNALAWLSYGVFPLFNKPVMITGASYGALGSSRAQLQLRQILNAPELKASVLPDEFLLSHSLQAFDSEGNLIDLETIQKLDAIFDDFRIFVKITEKLSHAQALLKKEAENFDWESL; from the coding sequence ATGAAACTTATTGGACTTGTGGGAACCAATTCAAACCGTTCTACCAACCGTCAACTTCTTCAGTACATGGAGAAACATTTCTCTGATAAAGCAAGTATTGAACTTATCGAAATCAAAGATATTCCTATGTTTAATAAGCCTGCTGATAAAAAAATCCCAGACATTGTTTTGGAAATTGCAGGTAAAATCGATGACGCTGATGGTCTCATCATTGGAACTCCGGAATACGACCATTCCATTCCGGCAGTACTAATGAATGCCTTAGCTTGGCTATCTTATGGTGTTTTCCCACTCTTTAATAAACCTGTCATGATTACAGGTGCTTCTTATGGGGCTCTTGGCTCATCGCGTGCACAACTACAACTGCGCCAAATCCTTAATGCTCCTGAGTTAAAAGCAAGTGTTCTACCTGATGAATTTTTACTTTCTCATTCTCTTCAAGCCTTTGACAGCGAAGGAAACCTCATTGATCTTGAGACTATTCAAAAATTAGACGCTATTTTTGATGATTTCCGAATCTTCGTTAAGATCACTGAAAAATTATCACACGCACAAGCACTTCTTAAAAAGGAAGCTGAAAACTTTGACTGGGAAAGCCTCTAG
- a CDS encoding epoxyqueuosine reductase QueH — MIDLQEILSRMNPNQNINYDRVMQQMTKVWAKELVRPKILMHVCCAPCSTYTLEYLTQYADITVYFANSNIHPKDEYHRRAYVTQKFVADFNAKTGNNVCFLEADYVPNEFIKTVRGLEKEPEGGDRCRVCFDYRLDKTAQKAVELGFDYFASALTISPHKNSQTINAVGIDVQNVYTTKYLPSDFKKNNGYRRSVEMCEEYDVYRQCYCGCVYAAKAQAIDLVQVKKDAKAFMQDKNSANDFPQIRFTYQGKDI, encoded by the coding sequence ATGATTGATTTACAAGAGATTCTCAGTCGAATGAATCCTAACCAAAATATAAATTATGATCGTGTCATGCAGCAGATGACCAAAGTTTGGGCCAAAGAGCTTGTGCGACCAAAAATATTGATGCATGTCTGTTGTGCACCTTGTTCAACTTATACGTTAGAGTATTTAACGCAATATGCTGATATCACAGTTTACTTTGCCAATTCAAATATTCACCCTAAAGACGAATACCATCGCAGAGCTTACGTTACTCAGAAATTTGTCGCTGATTTTAATGCCAAGACAGGGAATAATGTGTGTTTTTTAGAAGCAGATTATGTGCCTAATGAATTTATTAAAACAGTCAGAGGGTTAGAAAAAGAACCAGAAGGAGGAGACAGGTGTCGTGTTTGTTTTGATTACCGGCTTGATAAAACGGCACAAAAAGCAGTAGAACTTGGCTTTGACTATTTTGCCAGTGCATTAACCATTAGCCCCCATAAAAATTCGCAAACCATTAACGCAGTGGGAATTGATGTGCAAAACGTTTACACAACAAAATACCTACCCAGTGATTTTAAAAAGAATAATGGTTATCGTAGATCGGTTGAAATGTGTGAAGAATATGATGTTTACCGTCAGTGTTACTGTGGTTGTGTCTATGCAGCTAAGGCTCAAGCAATCGATTTAGTTCAAGTCAAAAAAGATGCCAAAGCCTTCATGCAAGATAAAAACAGTGCCAATGATTTTCCACAAATTCGATTTACCTATCAAGGAAAAGATATCTAA
- a CDS encoding dUTP diphosphatase, with protein sequence MKIRGFELLSTMTNQDLLPKRETAHAAGYDLKVAEAMTIAPGEITLVPTGVKAYMQAGEVLFLFDRSSNPRKKGLVLINSVGVIDGDYYGNPGNEGHIFAQMKNITDHEVRLEVGERIVQAVFAPYLLVDDDQADGVRTGGFGSTGQ encoded by the coding sequence ATGAAAATTCGTGGCTTTGAATTATTATCAACAATGACAAATCAAGATTTGCTTCCCAAGCGTGAGACAGCGCATGCTGCTGGTTATGATTTGAAAGTAGCTGAGGCAATGACTATTGCACCAGGAGAGATTACTTTGGTCCCAACAGGTGTTAAGGCTTATATGCAAGCTGGTGAGGTGCTTTTCTTGTTTGACCGTTCGTCAAATCCTCGTAAAAAGGGGTTAGTACTCATCAATTCAGTAGGTGTTATTGACGGGGATTATTATGGTAACCCAGGAAACGAAGGGCATATTTTTGCGCAGATGAAAAACATCACTGATCACGAGGTAAGACTTGAAGTAGGCGAACGTATTGTTCAAGCTGTTTTTGCTCCCTATCTTCTTGTAGATGACGATCAAGCAGATGGTGTTCGTACAGGTGGTTTTGGCAGTACCGGACAGTAA
- a CDS encoding ABC transporter ATP-binding protein: protein MKTARFFWFYFKRYKLSFVMIAFAIILATYLQVKAPVFLGESLTELGKIGQSFYKAKMMGQSGFKPDTTAFMAIMHKLLLAYIFTALANLVYSLLFTRIVAHSTNRMRKGLFGKLERLTVSFFDSHKDGAILSRFTSDLDNIQNSLNQSLVQVVTNIALYIGLVWMMFRQDTRLALLTVATTPLALIFLVIIIRLSRKYTNIQQKEVSALNAYMDEKISGQKAIIVQGVQEETINGFLEHNEKVRQATFKGRLFAGLLFPVMNGMSLLNTAIVIFVGSSIVLNDKSISMAAGLGLVVMFVQYSQQYYQPIMQVAASWGELQLAFTGAGRIQEMFDEKEEVRPENGTIFTELKEGVAINHVDFGYFPGQKVLSDVTISAPKGKMVAVVGPTGSGKTTIMNLINRFYDVDGGSITFDGIDIRDYDLDSLRKNVGIVLQESVLFSGTIADNIRFGDASISQEMVEVAAKATHIHDFIMSLPDGYDTKVSDDENSFSTGQKQLISIARTLLTDPQVLILDEATSNVDTVTESKIQKAMEAVVAGRTSFVIAHRLKTILNADEIIVLKDGLVIEQGDHHELLRQKGFYSELYHNQFVFE from the coding sequence ATGAAAACAGCACGTTTTTTCTGGTTTTATTTTAAACGTTACAAATTATCATTTGTAATGATTGCTTTTGCTATTATTCTTGCGACTTACTTACAAGTTAAAGCGCCAGTATTTTTAGGAGAATCCTTAACAGAACTTGGTAAAATTGGGCAAAGTTTTTATAAAGCTAAAATGATGGGACAATCGGGGTTTAAACCAGATACGACCGCCTTTATGGCAATTATGCATAAACTCTTGTTAGCCTATATTTTTACAGCTTTAGCAAATCTTGTTTACAGTCTGTTATTCACAAGAATTGTTGCTCATTCCACAAATAGAATGCGCAAAGGTTTGTTTGGGAAATTAGAGCGTTTGACCGTATCATTCTTTGACAGCCATAAAGATGGTGCGATTTTATCTCGTTTTACCAGTGACCTTGATAACATTCAGAACTCTCTCAATCAGTCTTTGGTTCAGGTTGTTACCAATATTGCCCTTTATATTGGGTTGGTTTGGATGATGTTTAGACAAGATACCCGTCTAGCTCTTCTAACAGTAGCTACTACTCCCCTAGCCTTGATTTTCCTTGTTATTATTATTCGTTTGTCACGCAAATACACTAATATTCAACAAAAAGAAGTGTCAGCCCTTAATGCTTACATGGATGAGAAAATTTCGGGGCAAAAAGCGATTATTGTTCAAGGTGTTCAAGAAGAGACCATCAATGGCTTTTTAGAGCATAATGAAAAAGTTCGCCAAGCCACCTTCAAAGGACGTTTATTTGCAGGTCTCTTATTCCCAGTTATGAATGGAATGAGTCTGTTGAATACCGCCATTGTTATCTTTGTCGGCTCAAGCATCGTGCTTAATGATAAGTCTATTTCAATGGCTGCAGGTCTTGGTTTAGTTGTTATGTTTGTGCAATATTCTCAACAATATTACCAACCAATCATGCAAGTTGCAGCTTCATGGGGAGAATTACAACTGGCTTTCACAGGGGCAGGTCGCATTCAAGAAATGTTCGATGAAAAAGAAGAAGTTCGGCCAGAAAATGGTACTATCTTTACAGAACTAAAAGAAGGTGTGGCTATTAACCATGTGGATTTTGGTTATTTCCCAGGTCAAAAAGTATTGTCTGATGTGACCATTTCAGCTCCCAAAGGGAAAATGGTTGCTGTTGTAGGTCCGACTGGTTCTGGTAAGACAACAATCATGAACTTAATCAATCGCTTTTACGATGTCGATGGTGGCTCAATCACCTTTGATGGTATTGATATTAGAGATTATGATCTTGATAGTCTTCGTAAAAATGTGGGGATTGTTCTTCAGGAGTCAGTGTTATTCTCAGGGACAATTGCTGATAATATTCGATTTGGTGATGCTTCCATTAGTCAAGAAATGGTTGAGGTGGCTGCAAAAGCGACTCATATTCATGACTTTATCATGTCCTTGCCAGATGGCTATGACACCAAAGTTTCAGATGATGAAAATAGTTTCTCAACAGGTCAAAAGCAGTTGATTTCAATTGCAAGAACCCTTTTGACAGATCCTCAGGTCTTGATTTTGGATGAGGCAACGTCAAATGTTGATACTGTTACTGAAAGTAAGATTCAAAAAGCAATGGAAGCTGTCGTTGCTGGTAGAACAAGTTTTGTCATTGCTCACCGCCTTAAAACCATACTTAATGCTGATGAAATCATTGTGCTGAAAGATGGTCTTGTTATTGAGCAAGGTGATCATCATGAATTGCTTCGCCAAAAAGGCTTCTATTCAGAGCTTTATCATAATCAGTTTGTCTTTGAATAA
- a CDS encoding PTS transporter subunit EIIC — protein sequence MATEKYQHIARAIINEVGAENIISATHCATRLRLVVKDHSKIDSKAVEKIDEVKGTFYNSGQYQIILGTGIVNKVFAEVEQLNVTTAAKADQDAYVKSQEKGVKALMRTLGDIFVPIVPVIAATGLFLGLKGVIFNDHILGLMGLSTAIFPAYLNQLVSVLTDTAFAFLPALITMSAFRVFGGTPMIGLVTGLMLVSPILPNAYGVASGDAKAIMVAGVLPVMGAQGSVVTAILTGFLGAKLERKLRQVMPNSLDLILTPFITMLVMIVVALMGFAPIVHWLEKGLIALTQGLMNLPFGLGGFFVGATYPLAVITGLHHMYVVIETSLLANTGFNQLITLCAMYGFANLGACLAFYTSAKSDRVKQTVMGAFMSQLFGVSEPVLFGLHLRYNLKPLYMMLISSGTGAALLSLFHIQSNSYGLAVLPSYLMYIYDTYQLLTYFVVSLLSMGLCFTLTKLFAIPAEILVEDDI from the coding sequence ATGGCAACTGAAAAATACCAACACATTGCGCGAGCAATTATTAATGAAGTAGGAGCTGAAAATATCATCTCAGCAACCCATTGTGCAACACGCTTAAGACTAGTGGTTAAAGACCATAGCAAAATTGATAGTAAAGCAGTTGAAAAGATTGATGAAGTTAAAGGGACTTTTTACAATAGTGGGCAATATCAAATTATTTTAGGAACTGGAATTGTTAACAAGGTCTTTGCTGAAGTTGAGCAGTTAAATGTGACAACTGCGGCTAAAGCTGACCAAGACGCTTATGTCAAATCGCAAGAAAAAGGTGTTAAGGCGCTGATGCGAACACTTGGAGATATTTTTGTTCCGATTGTTCCTGTTATTGCAGCAACGGGTCTCTTTTTAGGGCTTAAAGGTGTTATTTTCAATGATCATATTTTAGGGTTAATGGGTCTCTCAACAGCTATTTTCCCAGCTTATCTCAATCAACTCGTTAGTGTGTTGACAGATACGGCTTTTGCTTTTCTTCCAGCTCTAATTACCATGTCTGCCTTTAGGGTGTTTGGCGGTACTCCGATGATTGGTTTAGTGACGGGGTTGATGCTAGTATCACCAATTCTTCCTAATGCCTATGGGGTTGCATCAGGTGATGCCAAAGCCATTATGGTTGCAGGGGTTTTACCTGTTATGGGGGCACAAGGGTCAGTAGTGACAGCTATTTTAACGGGTTTTCTTGGTGCTAAGTTAGAACGTAAATTGCGTCAGGTGATGCCAAATTCACTTGATTTAATCCTAACCCCTTTTATTACCATGCTAGTGATGATTGTTGTTGCTTTAATGGGATTTGCCCCAATTGTACATTGGTTAGAAAAAGGCTTGATTGCATTAACGCAGGGCTTAATGAATTTACCATTTGGCTTAGGTGGTTTCTTTGTTGGAGCAACATATCCTTTAGCTGTCATTACCGGCTTACATCATATGTATGTTGTGATTGAAACATCCCTACTTGCCAATACAGGCTTTAACCAATTAATTACCCTATGTGCCATGTATGGTTTTGCCAATTTAGGTGCCTGTTTGGCTTTTTACACCTCTGCTAAAAGTGACCGTGTCAAACAAACCGTTATGGGGGCATTTATGTCACAATTATTTGGTGTCAGTGAACCAGTCCTCTTTGGTTTACACCTACGCTATAACTTAAAACCACTGTATATGATGTTGATTTCATCAGGGACAGGTGCTGCCTTGCTTTCCTTGTTCCATATCCAATCAAATTCATATGGTTTGGCAGTATTACCATCTTACCTAATGTATATCTATGATACTTACCAATTGTTGACCTACTTTGTGGTTTCTCTATTAAGTATGGGACTATGTTTTACCTTAACAAAGTTGTTTGCCATCCCAGCAGAAATCCTTGTAGAAGATGATATTTAA